A genomic window from Candidatus Polarisedimenticolia bacterium includes:
- a CDS encoding AP protein: MSRRPLVAAAALALLAAACLPLAAGGPLLAGARATPSAPIEADASLRTRNVILVTLDGLRIQEMFAGMDPIVSEKKDLSGIYDEDRARRLYWRETPDERRRTLLPFFWDRLAAHGIVLGNKEKGSRVMPRNPHLFSAPGYAEILTGQYQPDVTTNDVKRYAHKTVLEFVKDELRLAPREVAMIGGWEPFKMLASSKPDAFFTYAGHERIPREIATPRMAFLDELQNQVMSLWEEGRSDAITFNLALEYLKTQKPRLLYIALGESDDWAHARRYDRLMDYIHVADGYLKTLWETVESDEAYRGQTTLIVTTDHGRGVTGKDWVDHEEGIKGSEDIWVAVIGPDTPDRGEVAPHPTVHQADIAATLLRFFGLDAARFNPKAGPPIEAAFAAGESQEPVRP; this comes from the coding sequence ATGAGCCGGCGCCCCCTCGTCGCCGCGGCCGCCTTGGCGCTTCTGGCCGCGGCCTGCCTTCCGCTCGCGGCCGGCGGACCGCTCCTGGCCGGCGCGCGGGCCACCCCCTCCGCACCGATCGAGGCGGACGCGTCCCTGCGCACCCGCAACGTCATCCTGGTCACGCTCGACGGCCTGCGCATCCAGGAGATGTTCGCCGGCATGGACCCGATCGTGTCCGAGAAGAAGGACCTGTCCGGCATCTACGACGAGGACAGGGCGCGGCGGCTCTACTGGCGGGAGACACCCGACGAGCGCCGCCGGACCCTCCTGCCATTCTTCTGGGACCGGCTCGCGGCGCACGGAATCGTGCTCGGCAACAAGGAGAAGGGAAGCCGCGTCATGCCGCGCAATCCGCACCTGTTCTCGGCCCCGGGCTATGCCGAGATCCTGACCGGCCAGTACCAGCCGGACGTGACGACCAACGACGTCAAGCGCTACGCGCACAAGACCGTGCTGGAGTTCGTGAAAGACGAGCTGAGGCTCGCCCCGCGGGAGGTCGCGATGATCGGCGGGTGGGAGCCGTTCAAGATGCTGGCCTCGTCCAAGCCGGACGCCTTCTTCACCTATGCCGGCCACGAGAGGATCCCCCGGGAGATCGCCACGCCGCGGATGGCCTTCCTCGACGAGCTGCAGAACCAGGTCATGTCGCTGTGGGAGGAGGGGCGGAGCGACGCCATCACCTTCAACCTGGCGCTCGAATACCTGAAGACCCAGAAGCCCCGCTTGCTCTACATCGCCCTCGGCGAGTCGGACGACTGGGCCCACGCGCGCCGCTACGACCGCCTCATGGACTACATCCACGTGGCCGACGGTTATCTGAAGACGCTCTGGGAGACGGTCGAGTCGGACGAGGCCTACCGGGGACAGACCACGCTCATCGTGACGACCGACCACGGCCGGGGGGTGACCGGCAAGGACTGGGTCGACCACGAAGAGGGGATCAAGGGGTCGGAGGACATCTGGGTCGCCGTCATCGGCCCCGACACGCCCGACCGAGGCGAGGTCGCCCCGCACCCCACGGTGCACCAGGCCGACATCGCGGCCACCCTTCTGCGCTTCTTCGGCCTCGATGCCGCCCGGTTCAATCCCAAGGCCGGCCCGCCGATCGAGGCGGCGTTCGCGGCAGGGGAGTCGCAGGAGCCGGTCCGACCCTGA